The segment CCTCCCtcagggaggcaggcagagagcCCCTCTTGCAGGGGTGGGAAGAGCCTCTCCACTCGGCAGTCATCACAACCCCAGGGTGGATCCCCTCATGCTGTCTGCTGGGCTCCTACTCAAGTGCATTCTGAGGCACGGGGAGGGGAGGGCATGCTGCCTGGAGACCCCTCTCTCCTCCAGGCCCATCTGTCCCCACCCAGCTGAGCCATGCCCTCCCTGGGGACCatctgcagcctgctgctcctcagCGTGCTCTGGGTGGACTTGGCCATGGCAGGCTCCAGCTTCCTGAGCCCCGAACACCAGAAAGTGCAGGTGAGACATCTCCCCACAAAGCCCGGGGCATCTCATTGCCAACCTTGCCACGTGGCAGccggctgagtgtgctgggccgtacaccctctctgggcttcagcctTCTCCCAGAGCTAAAGGACTTTGTGTCTGACCATGGGCTTATACCTCACTCTGGTTCTGGAAGCATGTGGAAGCTTAGGGCCCTAAAGAGAACACCCCCTCTTTTCAGCAGAGAAAGGAGTCCAAGAAGCCGCCAGCCAAACTGCAGCCCCGAGCTCTAGAAAGCTGGTTCCTCCCAGAAGACGGACGTCAGGCGGATGGAGCAGAGGATGAGCTGGAAATGCGGGTGGGCTCCTTGGCAGTTTATGTTTTTGTGGCAGTAGAGGGGATGAGGAAGTGGGGAGGGTAAGGAGAGACGGCTATGAACAGGGACCCACTTATCAGCTATCCAAGAAACATAAAATAGCACAAGAATAGTTGACTGTGCACTGGGCTCCATGAGGTCTTTGCACATCAAGAGGCAATCCTCTATGAAAAGCTACTTTTCTACTACAGAACGGGGTACAAGGAGCTGTGAGCCCAGGAGGGAGGGGTGCTAGCAGGCCCAGGCGATTTCAAAGGGGACCCAGCAAATATGGTGCCAAGAGACAGGAAGAAACAGCTGGTCACACAGACGGAAGGTGTTTCCCTGCAGAACACTTTCTGGTTGGCTCAGCCCTCACCTGGGGCTGGAGTGCACCGAGCTGGCCCCTGGCCAGGCGAGCTCCTGCTGGCACAGCCCTAGCAGCTGGCACTCACCGGGCCCCATCTGTAGATGACAACGGGGCCAGCAGGCTTGTTTGGGATGACAAATCGTGCACAGGACAGGAAAAGCTGAGAGAGAAATGAAGGATTAGGCAAGGGAGGTGGTAAAGGATTTTATAGGCACCATCCTTGGAACCTTCTGTAAAGACCAGCTGTGGTTCAGGGAATGGTTCTGATGAGTGTTTTGGTGGCTGGACACCTCTACATAGTGGAACCAGAACTCCTCTGGAGCAGGACTTAGTAACAGTGATTACTGAATTGCAAGGGTCCGTGTACTGTGATTTCATGTATAAACTGTTTTACCCTCATTACATACCATTTGGTCTCTCAAACAACCTGTGAGGTAAGTAGAGCTGATATTAACTGCCCTCACTCTATAGACAAGGAAGAGGAGACAAGACAGAGCTCACAACCAGTGTCTGGCCCGGCAAGCAGAGTGCACAGTGGCCTGGGAGTGCCTCTCACTTGTCCCTTTGGCCTGACAAGCCGAGGCGTgtcctgcctcggcctcccacccACCCGCCTCTTCTCCCCAGGGATGGACTCCCCAGCCCACGCTCTGACCTCACCGGCCTAGAGGGGTTCTCAGGCCCTTCCTCCTCACACATGGGAAAGCTCCACCCACCCACACCGCCAGTCAATCCCTGCAAACCCTTCAACTACAACCAGGGACCTTTCCCAGAGAGACTGCTGGCCCCAGCCAGCCAGTACTCACCTCAGCCAGATGGGGAAAACGTTTCTGTGGCTGACAACACAAGGCGCAGCTCGGACAACTGAAGTTTCCAGTTTGCGCGAAGGCTGGCCTTGGAAGAAATGGCCCGTGCGGCCTCTGCACCATCTGGGAGGTGGGGCTGCAAACCTGGCTGCCAAACTCTCTGGTGCCCCCCCCAAACCCCTACCATCCTAGGGTCCCACCCCACTCACTGGGGGCCCCTCCATCTCCCCCAACATTTTCCTCCTACAATCAGGTTTCAGCTGGAAGACTTGTGACCAAGTCCTACCCACTCCCCTCCCTATACAACCCCCACTAAGCAGAAAAGACAAGAGGCTAGGGGGACCTTTTCAAGTCACCAGAAACAGATCTCCGGCCACCATGCTGCCTCAGATGGCCCCGCTGCTGATTCCAGGGTGCTAGACCAGCCAGCGGGTCCCCAGATTGGTGCTCATGTGGTTCCTAAGAAGTCTATTCAGGTGATGTGACCACCTCACATTAGCCACAGGGACGGAAGAGGACCCAAATTCCCTAAAACTCACTCCACCTTCACAGTGGAGACGATGGCGgaaggtaaatttttaaaagggaatAGCCATTTGTCGTTTTAATAACTCCTCCAAGcatgtctgctcatctgtaaaataggagtaGCAGTGGCCCCTCCCTGGGAGGGAGGCAGCGAGGACTCCATGTGACGCGGAGGGAGGCCTTCAGCCCAGGCGAGGGCCCCATGCTGGGCGCGGTGGCAGCCCCAGCTGAGGAGAGGCTCCAGGGCTGGTGGGCTCAGAGTCCTGCGGAGGAGCCCTTGGTCAccagctccctctgcagcctgaggcaggtcttttaacctctctgggcctctgctgctTTACCTGAAAATGGGGATAACACCTCTGGTCTGGAGGACAGCAGGCCCACTGACTTGTTCAGACATCTCAGTGACCAGCATGGCCAGGTGCCAAGGCAGCTACTGggtggacagagacagagagatggtctCTGCTCTCAACTGGAGAAAATGGTGGCACGGCCGCAAACAGAGCTCTTTCATGTTTACCCAAGGCTTTGAGCTCCAATAAGATATCCCGCCCAGTGCCAAGAAAGCAGGGCAAACGGGGCACCTTCCCTGTAGAAGGGAGGAGGTGGCAtcatggaaagaagaaaggacCTGGCCCAGAGCATCTTTCTAGGAAAAGGTCAGCTTCCTGTCTGATTTTCCATGGAACAAGCAAAGGGCCATGCAGGAGACTGCCACCTGGGACGGAAGGAAGTGGGGGCAGTGTGGAGAGGACCCAGGTGGTGCTGTATACACCCGGTGCCCCCACACCCCAATCTTTCTGCCCAAGTCCAAAATTCTACCATTGGCAATCAACCTTATGCCTTCCAAAACTGCAAGGCGGGGTAGGGGGGTTGAAGTAGGGGATCCCACAGCTTTTATCAGCCACCTCCTTACAGGTAAGGAGTGGGAATGCAAGTAAGCCTCCTACGATGGGGAGACAGAACGGGCCTGAGAAGGCAGGGTTACCTGGCTGCGCTGTCCCTTTGTGGTACCTGCTGGGCccccagccccttctccctcccacgccCTGTGCTGAGACCCCAAGAGCCCAGGGCCTCCTTTGGGACTGGGGGAGTTTGGGCAGAGGTGGCAGGGGGTGGCCTCTGACCCCTCCTGGgtcctccctgcccctcctcctaGTTCAACACCCCCTTTGATGTTGGAATCAAGCTGTCAGGGGCTCAGTACCACCAACACGGCCAGGCCCTGGGGAAGGTCCTGCGGGACAGCCTTTGGGAAGAGGTCGATGGTAAGTCCTTGCTTGGCTCAGGTCAATGCAATTTCCTCAGAATCCCAAAAGTAAGCCCACCCAGGAGGCAACACGATATAGTTTTCTTCCCCGACTCCTGCCTCTCAAAAACAGCTTCTAATTCCTCTTTCCCAAATATCTGTGATGGGGTGGGCTGGCCCGCTATTCGTGAGCAGCTCAGAAGGGGGCTGGGTGCTGTCTTTGTATTCTGAGAACATGCTATGTTCTGACAACAACCACATTAACTAGTTTGGGGGCCCCAATGAACCCCCATTTCCTTAGCCATAAAATGGAGTGAACACCCACTATGAGAGTATAAATTATTTGGTATCAACGCAGCTTTACTTCACAAACCAAAGGAATTACTGCTACAACTGCATTCAGAATAGGTTCCACAGCCAGTTAAGCAAAGGGTTTTGGTTTAGTTTTGAATCCCCTCTCACTCTATAAAAAGAAATCACCCAACTTTTTCCTGATCAAGGGGGCAAACTCCTGCCTTTGGAAGCACACTACATCTGCTTTCTTCACCAACATGGCATcgccctccaccccacccacctCGGGCAGGCGGGGGAGCCACACACCCAGGGcgcagataaggaaaccaagatTCAGCTTTTAGGTGACCTTCCCCTGTCACATGGTCCACACTCCCCATCACAGCAGCCCATCACGTGCAGCACAGCTGCGGCAGGAGAGCCCCGTCAGATGGCAGGCGCGGAATTCCGACTTGACCTCTTGCTTTTCAGAGGTCCCAGCAGCCAAGTGATCATCCACAGAACCTGCCCGCCTATCTGATGTCCTCCAACTCAAGAGGCACTCCCCTGGCTTTTAAATTACTTCTGCACCAACTCCCAGCTCTGCCTGGTACTAGCTTAAGAGGTGAATAAATGTTCAAACTGTAGGCTGAGTGTTCAAAATGGGAATTAATTTCACCAAAGGGGAAAATTTCACATTtcactgggaaaaaaaatttttgttctaTGGTCAGTGGGAAAAGAAGAGAAGCATATGTGGTCAGACAGGTATGCATTCTTAGAAAACCAAGTCAGACCAACTCACACACGCAGGTAAGACTACCGGGGGAAGgacaagagagaaaggaaagaaatgcacAGTTCCTTTAAATATCAGGGCTTCCTAAGCACACCAAGCTGCACTGAGAGCTTAGCAACAATAAGCAAAGACTGTTGGTCAGAGAGACTTCAGCTGACATTATCAGAGCCACCGGCCCCTGATAACAGGATGCTGGGAGTTCCAAAGCAGGCAGCTGAAATCCTACGTAAGTGGGGTGCCCACAATGGCTCTCAGCCACTGCTGGCAGGGCTGGAACGACTGCCCTCCTTCCTCTCACCCACTACTGAAGGGCTGGGCAAAGCAGGTTCTGCCTCGGGTGGGCAAGGCTCCCTGCTGATACCAGGGAGGTGCTCCAAAACATTTCCAACTCCAGCTCCCAGCTAACTGAGCCTTGCTCCTTAAGTTCCACAACTTAATTCCAGTCTTCCTGGAAGGAATGCCACTTATTAGCCATTTACACTTCAGCATAAACACTGATTTCTGAGTAGGtgatgatggatgggtggatcACTAAGGGGAGAAAAAGGCGAAGAACAAGGAGGCTCCAAAGATAAGCACTGGCCACCTACTGATCCAGACGCACGAGCACCTGTTAGGGGTGTGCACGACAGCCCTCTGCAGGGAACATCGGGGTGACATCCACACTGTGGAAAAGCCTCTCTCACAGAGGGCTCTAGGAGCCAAGTATCTTGAGTAAATGGTTCTGGTCACCTGGCACTCAAGGCGTGGCCCACCAGTACAACCACTGGTCATACTCAGCAGGCACACCGACACCCAGTGCCTCCCTTGCCAGGGTCCTGCACGTGGTCACATTGTCTGGGAACCTCttacaaatgcagaatctcaggccccaccagCCCTTATATGTcaggatctgcattttaacaagatcctcaggCTTTTAAATGGCTTATCTGAAGTGGCTTAGAGGCAACCAGATCCAGTGCAGGCCGCGCAGTGCACTGCACAGCCAGATCGCCCACCTGGCAGAGGTCAGGTGTCCACTCTCATGTAACTAATGACAACTGAGACCTGGTCAGGTGGCACCctccacaagacagaaaacatGAAAAGGGGCCCTGTTTCCTCTCACACACCTTCCCCCATCTCTCTAGTCCTGGCCCTGTTGACGACAGGCCCATCCTTGAATGGACAGCACACACATGCTCTTCCATCTCTCAGGGGACCACAGACACCTGACTATGTGTCTACACAGTGAGTTCACTGAGTCCTTGCTTTGGAAAACGTATGCCTCTAAACCTCAGTTATAATCACAGATTGAAAGGTATTACTCACCATTAAAGGAATTTAAGGTATTGGAGAGCAGGTGAACTGGGGCGGGGGGAAAGGGGGAGAAAGGAAGTGAAAGTGGACAGAAGTGACCATCCTCAGCCTCTGGCCAGCCAGCCCCCATCACTGAGAGGGAGGCCAACACACTGTCCCAGACCACGGGCACACCCCCACTCCATCATTTAGGAGAGCTGCAACCCAGACCATCACTAACCATGCCCACAGTCCTCTTCCCGTGAGGATCAAGGCCCTCATGTGGTCAGAGTGGCCCAGGAAACCGCTCCTGACCCGGTGGAACAGCAGCCAGGGACTGGGCTCTCGAGTGGGTGCCAGGCCCTAGGAGGAATGCCAGTGGCCACCTGACACTTCCCCCCCGACCCACAGACAAGGACTCACTCCCTTTCCCAAAGGACTCACAACCCTGCTCGCCCACTTGCCTAGGTCATTCATTCAAGTGGAGGTTGAGCCCCCACTGTGGACTAGACACTCACACCTGGGCTGGGGAGCAGCGGTTGGTGCAAAGCTGTGGGTTTTAGGCTCAGACCCACATTTGAACACCTGCCGGATGATTCACACCAACACATTCAATCTCTCAGGCTCTTCACAAGTGAAGCACCTACCTCCCAGGGTTACAGTCCAGCCTGAACACAGCGTCTCCCATGAGGACACCTGGCACGTAGCCGGTAttccgttactccaacagccccCGTTTACTACATGCCTCCTGTGCAATAGGTCCTGTTCTAAATGCTCACATGTAATTAGTATGACTTCAGTTAATTTTCACAAGCCTTAAGagggagaaaactgaagctcagagaaactAAATCACTTTCCATAACAACCTACCAAACAAGGTCACATAGCAAATACGCTGCCAACTCATATCCAGAGCTGTGGTGCATAGACCCAGGCCTTTTCATATTCTACTGCCTCTCCTCCAGTATTACTGTCCTATTGCCTaggatccttttatctttccttttctttcataatACATTTGGCCAACTTGGAGTCAGGTGAAGACATTTTCAAGTCCACAACTGGCAGAAATAAAATTTACCAAAGTAAACTGAGACCACGTAGCAtttcacacacagtcactgtgTCAGCTTTCTGAGACCTACTCCTCCATGCATCACTTAGTACCA is part of the Manis pentadactyla isolate mManPen7 chromosome 1, mManPen7.hap1, whole genome shotgun sequence genome and harbors:
- the GHRL gene encoding appetite-regulating hormone isoform X2, giving the protein MPSLGTICSLLLLSVLWVDLAMAGSSFLSPEHQKVQRKESKKPPAKLQPRALESWFLPEDGRQADGAEDELEMRFNTPFDVGIKLSGAQYHQHGQALGKVLRDSLWEEVDEVPAAK
- the GHRL gene encoding appetite-regulating hormone isoform X1, which translates into the protein MPSLGTICSLLLLSVLWVDLAMAGSSFLSPEHQKVQQRKESKKPPAKLQPRALESWFLPEDGRQADGAEDELEMRFNTPFDVGIKLSGAQYHQHGQALGKVLRDSLWEEVDEVPAAK